The Longimicrobium sp. genome contains a region encoding:
- a CDS encoding acetyl-CoA C-acetyltransferase, protein MAEAYIIDAVRTPRGRGKKGKGSLTEIHPQELLAQTLNCLAERGGIERGQVEDVVVGVVSQVGEQGGNIARNAVLAAGWPIEVPGVSLNRFCGSGLQAVNFAAMGVMSGMHELVVGGGVESMSRVPMGSDQSGSDGHNPLLAAKHFQVPQGISADLIATLEGFTREELDRFALESQQKAAVAQRENRFARSLFPVVDPVTRQVALDHDEYPRPETTMEALSQLQPAFAELGAKPVGPNGETMDEMALRIYPQAGQMKHQHTAGNSSGIVDGAAAVLLASDGYVRSHGLKARARIRAISTHGEEPLIMLTAPAETARKALRKAGMEVGDIDLWEINEAFATVPLQTIRTLGVDPARVNVNGGAIALGHPLGATGAMLLGTALDELERRGLATALVTLCIAGGQGVATIIERV, encoded by the coding sequence TGGCGGAGGCCTACATCATCGACGCGGTGCGAACGCCGCGCGGGCGGGGGAAGAAGGGGAAGGGCTCGCTGACGGAGATCCACCCGCAGGAGCTGCTGGCGCAGACGCTGAACTGCCTGGCCGAGCGCGGCGGCATCGAGCGCGGCCAGGTGGAAGACGTGGTGGTGGGCGTGGTCAGCCAGGTGGGCGAGCAGGGCGGCAACATCGCCCGCAACGCCGTGCTGGCCGCCGGTTGGCCCATCGAGGTGCCGGGCGTGTCGCTGAACCGCTTCTGCGGCAGCGGCCTGCAGGCGGTGAACTTCGCCGCCATGGGGGTGATGAGCGGGATGCACGAGCTGGTGGTGGGCGGCGGCGTGGAAAGCATGTCGCGCGTGCCCATGGGCTCGGACCAGTCGGGCTCCGACGGCCACAACCCGCTGCTGGCCGCGAAGCACTTCCAGGTGCCGCAGGGGATCAGCGCCGACCTGATCGCCACGCTCGAGGGCTTCACCCGCGAGGAGCTGGACCGCTTCGCGCTCGAGTCGCAGCAGAAGGCCGCGGTGGCGCAGCGCGAGAATCGCTTCGCGCGCAGCCTCTTCCCCGTGGTCGATCCCGTCACCCGGCAGGTGGCGCTGGACCACGACGAGTACCCGCGCCCCGAGACCACGATGGAGGCGCTGTCGCAGCTGCAGCCCGCGTTCGCGGAGCTGGGCGCCAAGCCGGTGGGGCCGAACGGCGAGACGATGGACGAGATGGCGCTGCGCATCTACCCGCAGGCCGGGCAAATGAAGCACCAGCACACCGCGGGCAACTCCAGCGGCATCGTGGACGGGGCCGCGGCCGTGCTCCTGGCGTCGGACGGCTACGTGAGGTCGCACGGCCTGAAGGCGCGCGCCCGCATCCGCGCCATCTCCACCCACGGCGAGGAGCCGCTGATCATGCTCACCGCCCCGGCCGAGACGGCGCGCAAGGCATTGCGCAAGGCGGGGATGGAGGTGGGCGACATCGACCTGTGGGAGATCAACGAGGCGTTCGCCACGGTGCCGCTGCAGACCATCCGCACGCTCGGCGTGGACCCGGCGCGGGTGAACGTGAACGGCGGCGCCATCGCCCTCGGCCACCCGCTGGGCGCCACCGGGGCCATGCTGCTGGGCACCGCGCTGGACGAGCTGGAGCGGCGCGGCCTGGCCACGGCGCTGGTCACGCTGTGCATCGCGGGCGGCCAGGGCGTGGCGACGATCATCGAGCGAGTCTGA
- a CDS encoding PaaI family thioesterase translates to MPTDTLRERTFAWGDPLVGARAAPSMSGMEYLRAMMRGEFPPPPVAMTLGFTLDEVDDGRAVFGMEPAEFHYNPIGMVHGGVAATLMDSAMGCAVHTRLPAGVGYTTLEMKINLLRAITLDTGPVACEGTLIHLGRTTALAEARITDAAGRLLAHATSTCLIVRP, encoded by the coding sequence ATGCCGACCGATACGCTTCGCGAACGCACCTTCGCGTGGGGCGACCCGCTGGTGGGCGCCCGCGCCGCGCCGTCGATGAGCGGGATGGAGTACCTGCGCGCGATGATGCGCGGCGAGTTCCCTCCCCCGCCCGTCGCCATGACGCTGGGCTTTACGCTGGACGAGGTGGACGACGGGCGCGCCGTGTTCGGGATGGAGCCCGCCGAGTTCCACTACAACCCCATCGGGATGGTGCACGGCGGCGTGGCGGCCACGCTGATGGACTCGGCGATGGGGTGCGCCGTGCACACGCGCCTTCCCGCGGGCGTGGGCTACACCACGCTGGAGATGAAGATCAACCTGCTGCGCGCCATCACGCTGGACACCGGCCCGGTGGCGTGCGAGGGAACGCTCATCCATCTCGGCCGCACCACCGCGCTCGCCGAGGCCCGCATCACCGACGCCGCGGGACGGCTTCTGGCGCACGCCACGAGCACCTGCCTGATCGTGCGGCCGTAG
- the speA gene encoding biosynthetic arginine decarboxylase — protein MPARRPAGAGRAPTRRRGRRCGRRWTARHLPCSAAALSRAAPRPHYHRLPKPLKPDGQEGIIASKWTIDDSRELYNIEGWGIGYFGVNERGHVTVHPTKDESRGIDLYEFAVDMEAQGVGLPLLLRFSDILRTRVQTLSEKFANAIQEFGYQGQYTTVYPIKVNQQRHVVEEIAEYGRPYGVGLEVGSKPELMAVLALSERTDHLIVCNGYKDEEYVRLALMGQRLGHNVLIVIEKISEVDTILRVAAEMELEPTVGVRIKLSTAGAGKWSESAGEKSKFGLNSAQLVKVLDKLKSAGKLGILKLIHFHLGSQIPDIRNIKLGMAEVSRYYVELRQLGVDVQYVDVGGGLGVDYDGSRSVTPGSVNYSIQEYANDIIYSLAEASRENEVPMPHVISESGRALTAHHALLLINVIDLETQAPDPMEDVGDDEHPLVLELAATYREVDHRNLREVYHDAAFAKEQTQSHFNSGAMTLRERAAAERFWLAIMNRVAVLAAQDPEEYDDILPELEAVLIDRYFCNFSLFQSLPDSWAIDQLFPIMPIHRLDEEPSRRGTLQDMTCDSDGKIDHFTGWRKSKPSLELHAFDPAQPYILGIFLTGAYQEILGDLHNLFGDTNAVHVRLADHGYEIGDMVHGDTVTEVLNYVQFNAPDLVATFRRKVQNAKLKRAEANTFIADYVAGLDGYTYLEGDWD, from the coding sequence ATGCCGGCGCGCCGACCGGCTGGCGCTGGACGTGCCCCGACGCGGCGGCGCGGGCGGCGATGCGGCCGCCGCTGGACGGCGCGGCATCTCCCCTGCTCCGCCGCGGCTCTTTCGCGCGCCGCTCCGCGCCCGCATTATCACCGCCTTCCAAAACCACTTAAGCCGGATGGGCAGGAGGGCATCATCGCCAGCAAGTGGACCATCGACGACTCCCGCGAGCTGTACAACATCGAGGGCTGGGGGATCGGCTATTTCGGCGTGAACGAGCGCGGGCACGTGACCGTTCACCCCACCAAGGATGAGTCGCGCGGGATCGACCTGTACGAGTTCGCGGTGGACATGGAGGCGCAGGGGGTGGGATTGCCGCTCCTGCTGCGCTTTTCCGACATCCTGCGCACCCGCGTGCAGACGCTGTCCGAGAAGTTCGCCAACGCGATCCAGGAGTTCGGCTACCAGGGGCAGTACACCACCGTGTACCCCATCAAGGTGAACCAGCAGCGCCACGTGGTGGAGGAGATCGCCGAGTACGGGCGTCCCTACGGCGTGGGGCTGGAGGTGGGAAGCAAGCCGGAGCTGATGGCGGTGCTGGCGCTCAGCGAGCGCACCGACCACCTGATCGTCTGCAACGGCTACAAGGACGAGGAGTACGTGCGGCTGGCGCTGATGGGGCAGCGGCTGGGGCACAACGTGCTGATCGTGATCGAGAAGATCAGCGAGGTCGACACCATCCTGCGCGTGGCCGCCGAGATGGAGCTGGAGCCCACCGTGGGCGTGCGCATCAAGCTCTCCACCGCCGGGGCGGGAAAGTGGAGCGAGAGCGCGGGGGAGAAGAGCAAGTTCGGCCTCAACTCGGCGCAGCTGGTGAAGGTGCTGGACAAGCTCAAGTCGGCCGGCAAGCTGGGCATCCTGAAGCTGATCCACTTCCACCTGGGCTCGCAGATCCCCGACATCCGCAACATCAAGCTGGGGATGGCGGAGGTGTCGCGGTACTACGTGGAGCTGCGCCAGCTGGGGGTGGACGTGCAGTACGTGGACGTGGGCGGCGGCCTCGGCGTGGACTACGACGGCTCGCGCTCGGTGACGCCGGGGAGCGTGAACTACTCCATCCAGGAGTACGCCAACGACATCATCTACTCGCTGGCCGAGGCGAGCCGCGAGAACGAGGTGCCGATGCCGCACGTGATCAGCGAGAGCGGGCGTGCGCTGACGGCGCACCACGCGCTGCTGCTGATCAACGTCATCGACCTGGAGACGCAGGCCCCCGACCCGATGGAGGACGTGGGCGACGACGAGCACCCGCTGGTGCTGGAGCTGGCGGCCACCTACCGCGAGGTGGACCACCGCAACCTGCGCGAGGTGTACCACGACGCCGCGTTCGCGAAGGAGCAGACGCAGAGCCACTTCAACTCGGGGGCGATGACGCTGCGCGAGCGGGCGGCGGCCGAGCGCTTCTGGCTGGCGATCATGAACCGCGTGGCCGTCCTGGCCGCGCAGGACCCGGAGGAGTACGACGACATCCTCCCCGAGCTGGAGGCGGTGCTGATCGACCGCTACTTCTGCAACTTCTCGCTCTTCCAGTCGCTGCCCGACTCGTGGGCCATCGACCAGCTCTTCCCCATCATGCCCATCCACCGGCTGGACGAGGAGCCCAGCCGGCGGGGGACGCTGCAGGACATGACCTGCGACAGCGACGGGAAGATCGACCACTTCACCGGGTGGCGGAAGTCCAAGCCCAGCCTGGAGCTGCACGCATTCGACCCCGCGCAGCCGTACATCCTGGGGATCTTCCTCACCGGCGCGTACCAGGAGATCCTGGGCGACCTGCACAACCTGTTCGGCGACACCAACGCCGTGCACGTGCGGCTGGCCGACCACGGCTACGAGATCGGCGACATGGTGCACGGCGACACCGTGACCGAGGTGCTGAACTACGTGCAGTTCAACGCGCCGGACCTCGTCGCCACCTTCCGCCGCAAGGTGCAGAACGCCAAGCTGAAGCGCGCCGAGGCGAACACCTTCATCGCCGACTACGTGGCCGGGCTGGACGGATACACGTACCTCGAGGGCGACTGGGACTGA